GGTGCGAATTATTCGGCGGACTCCACCACCGGACGGTTTGAATAGTACATGATGTAACCGTAGCTGAAAAGCGGCTGCTTGTGCTGGTAACGTTGGGAGAGTGGCTTGAATGACGGGTGGATGTCGATGAAGTTAGGTGCGTTGCCGAATCGTGCCCAGGCACCGAAAACGAGCGGGTAAAGCTCGCCGTAGCTACCATTTTTGGGGTCGCCTACGCCCATGATGTTTTTATCGTTGAACGAGTAGGGCGAGATCAGGATGCCGCAGACCGGTGTTTGTTGATTGGTCGCAAGTGCTTCGACCTGCTCGATTTGCTCCAGGCTTTGAGGCAGCCACACCGCCATGCGGTCGGCATACCAGGCCACGGCCCAGGGGGTGTCACTGATGATCACATCCTTGCTGGTGGTGTTGTCAGCGAGGGTCCGGTTGTATGCCTTGGGGAAATAGGGTGGCCAGTGGGGGAAGCCGCCGTATCCTTCTGCCCGGAGTCCCATTTGCAGGCTCTGCGGGATGGAGAGAAGCATCGGGCCCGCACTGATCGCCACGATGATGATCAGGTGGGCATAACGTAGCGCATGCATGGAATGCGGAATATTGAGCCGTCCCCAGAGGATCGAGACCATGGCCAGTCCGTAGGCTGCCATGATCGGGGCGAAGAGGATATGAATCTGGTTAGGGTCCATGGCGCCCGCCTTCAGGCCGTAGATCGACATGCCGATACCCGCGAACACCCACATCAGGAGAATCAGCCAACGGAAGGAGGCGAGGGATGCCCGTTTGAACGGATGCAGGAGAGCAAGGAAAAACAGTGGTGCCACGAGGATGCCGCCGAAGTTCCTGTGCAGGTCCGAGATCTGGCGCAGCGTGGTTGCCAGGATATTGAGCAGCAGGCCCTTGAGCCCAAGCTCCTCGTTGGCTGGGGAGAGCGAACGCATGATCGCGTCCTCGGAGGACCCCAGTCCATTGTGAATGGCGTAATAGGCGGTGCCGAACGGGCTGCCGGTCGGACTGACATAGAGGAAGTAAACCACGGGCAGGACAAACAGTGCCAGCATGCCCATGAGGACGGCGGCAATGACTCCTCGGGGTTTGAAATAGATGGCGGCAAAAATCACAAAGCCGATATACATCCACAGCGTCAGCCAGTGGGCCAGCACCAGCAGGCACATAAACACCCCGGAGACCAGCACCGGACCGAGCGCTGATTTGTTTTCCTCGGAATTCTCCACCCCGCGCCAGAGGAAGAACATGGCGCAGGAGAAAAGCATCAGCATCAGCATCTGGGGCATGCCCGACTGGGAAAGGTTCCACATCAACTCGCAGAACAGCATCAGGATCGCGGTTACTGAAGCGATGGTGGTATCAAAAATCCTCGACACAAGCAGGTAGTTCACACCGATCGAGATGAGGAAAAAGATGACGCAGGTTGCGGCGATGACGCGGTCGAGCTGATAGATGTTGGATTTCTGGGGCATTCTCCAACGTGTGTTGTCACCGGCGTCGGTCGCCTTGAGCACCGCTGCATAAACACAGGGGTTCAGGGGCGCATGGTAGGTGTCGGGTAGGTTTTCCAGACTGGGTTTTTCGTGGTTGGCCTCCTCCATTTGCCACAGGGCAACCGGTCGGATCACCTTGGTGGAGTAGCCGTTGCCGCGGGCAATCTCACGTCCGATCTGGGCCTGTTCCATTCCCCGGGGTGAGGAGAGCCCCTGAAAGGTGAAAAAGATACTGACAACGGCCAGGCCGATGAGAATGACAAAGAAGGTTGCACGGCGAATGATCTTAGCGGGATCGTAGGCACCGCCTGAAGAATGGGAAATACTCATAAATGATTGTGCTTGGGGAGAAGTGGGCTGGGTAGAAAATAAAGGAGTACGTGAGCAGGGCAAACACGGCTTGGTTTAATAGGCATTAATGATGATCGTCGGGTTCCTTGAGTTTTCGTTGGAGGGTGCGGCGGCTGATACCAAGCAGGCGCGCAGCATCGGTGCGGTTGTTCCCTGTGTGTTGCAGCGCACGCCGTATGGCGTGCATTTCCAGCACATGCAAGTTGAATTCGCCCTCGGAGGCAAGCGAGATTTCGACCTTTTCATCCAATTGGCCGATTTCCCGGTGCGAATCGATCCGGTGCTGGCTCTCCGGCGCCGTTCCATGCTCGGAGGATCTGAGGAAGTAGGGGAGGTGACGACTGTGGATGACGGGGTCATTGCTCATGACCACACCATGTTCGATGGCCGTACGCAACTCACGGACGTTGCCGGGCCATGCGTATCTCCGCAACAAGGTGAGCGCGTCGTCGCTGAGCGGTTTGAGCTCCTTGTTGTTTTCCGAGGAAAATTCGCGCAGGAACGCCTGGGCCAGCAAGATGACGTCCTCGGCTCGGTCCCGGAGCGCCGGCATGAGAATACGGACGACGTTCAACCGGAAAAACAGATCCTCGCGGAACTCGCCCTGGCTGACCAGGGTGCGCAGGTTCTTGTTGGTCGCCGTGATGACCCGGACATCGACGCTGACCGGCTTGTTCGACCCCACACGCTCGATGGTCCGCTCACTCAGGACGCGCAGCAGCTTGACCTGGGTGGCCTGGTCGATTTCTCCGATTTCATCGAGGAAAATGGTGCCTCCGTTCGCCTGTTCGAACCGGCCGATCCTTTTCTGGGTGGCTCCGGTGAAGGCTCCTTTTTCGTGGCCGAAGAGCTCGCTTTCCAGCAGTTGGGGGGAGAGGGCGGCGCAGTTGACCACTAACAGCTTTTCAGCCGGTCTACCGCTGAGCTGATGGATGGCATGGGCGACGAGTTCCTTACCCGTGCCGCTTTCCCCCTCGATCAACACCGTGGCGCGGGTGGGCGCCACCTGGGTGACGAGCTCCCCCACCTTTTGCATTGCGGGGGATTTGCCGATCAGGCTTTCCAGGCCATGTTTGCTGGAGCCGCTTTTTTCCCGCAGGCTCTGCACCTCGTGCTCCAGCCGGACATTGCTTTTTTCCAGCGACCGGCTCCTCAGTGCCCGCTTGAGCAGGAGTTCCACCCCATCGAGGTTGAGGGGTTTGGTCACAAAGTTCCACGCCCCGCGGCGCATCGCCTCCACGGCGGTATCGACCGATCCGTAGGCGGTCATCATGATCGAAACCGGTGGGCTGGGTAGCGCCAGTGTCTGGTCGAGCAGATCCATGCCGCTGTCGCCGGCAAGGCGGAGATCTGTCAGCATCAGGTCGATGGGCTCACTTTGGAGCAAGGTCATGGCTTCCTTGATGTCGGAGGCGACATAACAGTCAAATTCATCCTCGAGCGCCATGCGCAGGCCGTCGCGGGTGGATTTTTCATCGTCAACGATGAGCAGGGTGGCGGAGGTCATGATGGTTCAGGTTTGGAGACGGGTTCGATTTCAATGACGGCGGTGTCATGATGGTCTTCAAGTAACCGGACGTTGCGGTTTTTGCGTGGCAGCGAGATGGTGACGGTTGTGCCTTCCCCGTCTTTGCTGTTGATTTCAATCTCGCCCCCATGCTCCCGGACGATCCGCCGGACGATCAGGAGACCGAGGCCGGTGCCGGATTTTTTGGTGCTGTGATAGGGTTCGAAAATGGAGCCCATCACCTCGGGGGGGATGCCCGAGCCATGGTCGCGGATGGTCAGTGTCACTTCGTAGTCGGTGACCCGGGACAGGATATCGATCTGTCCGCCACTCGCGGGCAGGGCCTGGAAGGCATTTTTCAGCAAATTGTAGAGCGCCTGTTTGATCTGGCTGCCATCAAGCTGGAGCAGGGGAGTGCTGTCGGCGAGGTCGAGGCTCACTTTGACGTTGCGCTCCTCGAGCTCGGGCGCAAGTAACCTGAGGGTGTCGCGCAGCAGGTCATGGAGTTGCAGCGTGTCGCGTTCCGGTTGGGTCGGGCGGATCGCCTGGAGGAACTGTTTCAGGATGGTATCGAGCCGCCTGATTTCGCCCTGGGCGGTTTCAAGGTGGTGCGACAGGCTTTGTTGGTCGTCCGCCGGGAGTTTGCGAAGTTTTCTACCCAGTAGCTGGAGGTGGATGTCGAGGGCGTTGAGCGGGTTTCCAATCTCATGCGCCACCCCGGCTGCGAGCAAGGTCAGGGCGTTGAGTTTTTCGCTTTCGACGTTCTCCTCCGCCTGTTTGCGTGAGTGGGTGATATCGCGGACCAGCAGGACGTAGCCGAGCAGGTGGTCGTCGCCCTCCACCTCACTGCGCATCGGGGAGAGGTAGAAGTTGAGATGGCGTTGCTCCGGGTAAAGGATCTCCATGTCCCGGCTGACGATGTGGTCGGGGTCGGCGAGCTTGTGCCAGTCGAACCCCCGGATGGTCATCGACAGGCTCTGGCCAATACTTCTCGAGGCATCAATGCCAAAGATCCGCGACGCAGCGTGGTTGACGAAGGTGATCTGGCCATCGGGGTCGAGGATCATCACGCCCTCCTGAAGCGATTCAAAAACACTCTCGAGAAAGCCCTTCTCGCGCACCAGCCGCATGACCAGCCGCTGCACCTCCTCCGGCTCAACCTGGTCGAGGCGGGCAATGAGTTTATCGAGGAATCCGGATTTCATGGTCGGTGGGATTTCGTTGCAGAGGGGCGGTTTTTTTCCTAGGGTGACAACTATGACTGAGGCACTGGTGGTATTATGCACCTTTCCGAGTGAGGAGAAGGCGCGACAGATTGGCACACATCTGGTGGAAAGGCAATACGCGGCCTGCATCAATATTTTGCCTGTCGTGGAGTCGATCTACCAGTGGCAGGGGAAGTTGTGCCGGGAGGGTGAAACGCTCGCGGTGATCAAGACAACGCGGCAGGCGTTCCCCGTGATGAGCCGTGAACTGGCCGCATTGCACCCCTATGATGAGCCGGAAATCATCGCTTTGCCGGTCGTTGACGGCTCGGCTGGATACCTCTCGTGGCTGGTCGACCAGACCCGGGGATGAAACGGGTGTATGACCTCTGGGGCAAAAAAGTGCTGATAATACGGTGCTTTTTATTGCATGAAACGGAAAACCAGCTATAGAATACTGCCCCCAAGTTCCGGGTCGCCTGTCTCCGATAGTATTTCGGGGCTAATGGCGTGCCCGGTTTTTACGCATTGAGACTCGGCGATGACGATCGGTCATAATGCATGGTCGGACAAGCAGTATTTCAGCACAGCATTTCAGCATAGTAACCTTAGCATAGGATGAATCCAGATAGAGCTACACTCAACTTTCTCAACAGTTTCCCGGAAAAAGCGCGCACCCGCGGCGAAGCTCTGCAAGAAGAGGGTGCCGTTACCCAGATTTTCGGTAACCACCTCTTTATCCAGGGCCGGGTTGAGGATTCCACCGGCACCTACCGCACCAGTCTGCGTCTTCAAGGGAACCGCTGGTTTGGTAGCAGCACCGCTGAGGACGAGATTGTAGCCGGTGCCTGTATGTATGCCACCATGATGGAGCGCATGCACCGCGGCGAGGACCTGCCGGAGAGTCCAAACGAATTTGACGACACCCCCATCATCGATGTGATCGAGGAAAAGCTGGGACGTGAACTCGACGACCGGGAGGCCGACTTTGTCAACAAACTCGAGAAGCGCTACCGCCGCTACGTCATAGAAGGGGAGATTCACGACCACGACCTCGTCCGTCTCAACCCACGTTGGGAAATCGTCAGCTATGAGCCCCTTGAACTCTGGCCGATGCCCCCGGGCGATATTCTCGAGTTTTGGAACTACATCGCCTACGCATTCTATAAAAAGAAACTTCCCTACGCGGAATTCCTCAATGCCATCACCGACCTTGAGGCGGTGCAGAAGAAAATGCACGAGTGGGAGCGCGAGCGGGAGGTGGCAGCCTGGTATGACCGTATCGAGAGTGTCAACGAACGTCCGCCGATCGATAAACCCATTTACGTCAAGTTCCGTCTGCTATCCACCATCAACGAGGCACGCGTGGAGTTCTACGAGGGCCAGGCTGAAGGTGGCGAGTGGTTGCCGCTGCGTGAAAAAGGGGACATCGACCGCTTTCTTGCGCTGTTTGATGATTCCGCCCTGCGGATGGACGCATCCAGCCAGCTGATTTGGGACCAGTTCCTGACCTTCTACCAAAAAGAAGGTGACGCCCGCATCGATCTCGATAGCGAGGCGTCCTGCCAGTTCATGAACCGCATCTTCCGCCAGCCCGCGCTGAAAGGATATGTGGTGAACCTCGATGAACGCGAATTCAGGGTGGTTAAAAAACCCCTCCGGTGGATCTGTGAGGATGACCCCTACGTGCCTAACTGTTTTGCCCTGCAACTGGTCACCTCCGCCGGTGAGCACGTCACCCACTCTGTGCGCCTGCTGCCCGGACGGGAGGTCCTTTACCAGTCGGACGAAACCGTTTTCCCCGGTCCGCCACGCTGGTTGACAGAGACCGATATCCAGCCACGCTACCACATCCCCAAGGATGTCATCGACAGCTTGGAGGGCGTTGAATTTCTTCGTAAAATAGGATCCAGCCTGCCTCATTCACTGCGTAAGCGGGTAATCGACCTGGACCTCTATCCTCGCTTCAAGATGAAGATCGAGCAGGGGCTTACCGCCGCCGAAACCGAGCACCTCGTCATCGATGTCCGTGCTTTGGAGAAAAAGGAACGCCGCGAGGAAAAACGCGTCAAGGACGAGTGGGAACTGGTCGAGCAGAAACCCGTCAAAGGAAAGCAGCTCCTCCGTTTCGCCCGCGAAGAACTCTATCCGGTCCCCGGCCTGCTGGCCCAGATGGGCTTGACCTACGATGAGAAGCTCGATGCCTTCAAGGCCCGGATCACCAAACTTTTCCCCGAGAAATTCTCGGAGTGGGCCAAGGCCCTTCCCGAGTCCCTGGTCGCCGAGATGGACGGCAAGCTGCAAACGCTGTTAGCCGACCCCGTGACTGCCGCCATTCGCTTTGAGGTGGTGAACCAGGAAATCGACTGGTTTGACCTCCGGATCGTCATCGATGTCGAGGGTGTCACCCTCACGAATGCCCAGATCCGGTCGCTCGTTGCTGCCCGCGGTGGCTACGTCCGCATGGACGACGGTGGCTGGATGCGCTTGGAGATCAAGCTCGATGCCGACCAGCGCGATGCGGTGACCCGGCTCGGCCTGGACCCCTTCGACCTCACCGGCGAGACCCACCGGATGCACGCTCTCCAGCTTGCCGATCCGAAGGCGGCCGAAGTCTTCGATCCGAAAGCCTGGAAGCGCATCAAGGACCGTGCCCGCGACATTCAGATCGAAGTGACCCCGGCGGTGCCCAAGAACCTCAGGGCGGAATTGCGTCCCTACCAGGTGGATGGTTTCCATTTCCTTGCCTACCTTGCAACCAACCGCTTTGGTGGTCTGCTGGCGGATGACATGGGTCTTGGTAAAACCATCCAGTCGATCACTTACCTCCTCTGGCTTCGTGATGAGGAAAGGAAGGAAAAAGGTGCCAAAGGCCGGATTGCACCGGCTCTCGTGGTTTGTCCCAAGTCGGTTATCGATGTCTGGCATTCCGAGACTGAGAAATTTGCTCCCGAGCTCCGCGTCAAGATCCTGCGCACCCGCGATGATCTCGATCTCAAGGTGCTGGAAAGCGAGGTCGATATCTTTGTCCTTAACTACGCCCAGCTCCGCCTCTGCGGGGAAGAGCTCGCCAAGGTCAAGTGGCTCACCACCATCCTGGATGAGGGGCAACAGATCAAAAACCCGGACTCGAAAGCCGCCAAGGCTGCACGCGACCTCAACTCGAAGAATCGACTCGTCCTCACCGGTACTCCTATCGAGAACCGCCTGATGGATATGTGGTCGCTGATGTCGTTTGCCATGCCCGGTGTGCTCGGCAGCCGTGCCTACTTCAAAAAACGCTTTGATAAACGCAAGGACCCGAGTGCCCAGAGCCGCCTCGCCTCGCGCCTTCGCCCGTTCCTCCTCCGCCGGACCAAACTCCAGGTGGCCAAGGACCTGCCGCCAAGAACCGAGGAGGAAGTCTTCGCAGAAATGGAAGGCGTCCAGGCCGAGATGTACAAAGCCGAGCTGAAACGTATCCAGAAGGCGTTGTTAGGATTCGATTCGGATGAAGCGGTGAAGAAAAACTCCTTTGCCATCCTGCAAGGCTTGATGCGCCTGCGCCAGATCTGCTGCCACCCTGGCCTGATCGATCCGAAGTTCCTCAAGGAGGAAAGTGCCAAGATGAACGCACTCTTCTATCTGCTCGACCAGCTGCGCGAGGAGGGTCACAAGGTGCTTGTTTTCTCCCAGTTTGTTTCCATGCTCGATATCATCAAGGCTCGCCTCGAGGTCGAGAGCCGTCCGTTCCACTATCTAACGGGACAGACCAAGGACCGCAAGGGGGTGATCGAAAGTTTCCAGACCACCAAGGACGCATCCGTCTTTATGCTGTCACTCAAGGCAGGTGGTGCCGGTCTGAACCTGACATCCGCATCCTACGTCATCCTCTACGATCCGTGGTGGAACCCCGCTGTGGAAAACCAGGCGATCGACCGGACACACCGTATTGGCCAGAAAAACAAAGTCATCGCCTACCGCTTGCTGACCCGTGAAACGGTCGAGGAGAAAATCCGTATCCTGCAGCACCAGAAGACCCAGCTGGTTACCAATGTGTTAGGTGACGAAGGCTTTGCCAGCAGTCTGGCCATGGATGACCTCGCCTTTATTCTTGGTGCCAACGGTTTCGAGGAAGATATGGAGGAGCCGGAAAAAAAGGCGCCACGTAAGGCTGCTAGAAAGAAGTCTTCGACCGAACTCATCGATGTGACACCGGCCGACGATGCCCCTGCCGCAAAGAAAGCCGCTAAAAAAGCCGCCAAGAAAACGGGTAAGAAGTAGTCAAGGTAGGACAAGTTGCAACGTGTCGACAGGATGTGTGCGTTCGTCATGCATGCACGGACCGGATGCCCAGGCATCCCCCCATGCAGTGGAGAACGCCTGTGGCGGCTTGCATGGCTTGTCGACGGGTTTGCCAACTCGTCTTACTCTGGAACCACGGCAAGCAATGATCCTCTTTTCTGCATTTGCGTATTTCCCGAGGAAGAGTAGTGTGGCGGCATGAAAGGGATCATTGTCTTCATCATCGCCGTATTCAGCGTCATTTACCTCATTAATCCAACCATGGGGGTCATTGAGTTGATTCCTGATAATTTCCCGATTATTGGTAATTTAGACGAAGCAACGGCGACGGCGGTTCTGCTTGCCTGCGCCCGCTACTTCGGCTTTGACCTGGCCAGGTTTTTTGGCCGTAGGAAAGATGAGGAGGGCAAAGGTGAAATCATCGACATCGACTAACCGGCCCACGGTGATTTTTCCCTAAGTTTTCCCGTGCGGTAGGCGTTCCAGAGTTGGAACGATGAAAAAACACCAACGACCCACCCGCGAGGATTCTCTCGCCCCGGACGAGCCAGGCCTGGATATTTCCTCACTGATCGACGTCTGCTTTCTGTTACTGATCTATTTTCTGGTCACCACCACCATTCAGCCCCGCGAGCAGGATCTGAGGACCACGGTGCCCGGCATCATCCCATCGGATCATATCCCGCCCATCCCACCCATGCTGATCGAGCTGCGGCAGGACGGTGGCGTTGTTGTCAATCCGGGTGATGCCGCCGAGGTATTCGACGGCGATATCGACAGCCATGAGCTGCCCAACCTGCGCGATCGCCTCGCATCCGTGGCCGCGCTGGGGCCGTCAGGAACTCCGCGTGTTTTACTCAGGGTGGATAATGAGGTGCTTCAGCAGCGCTATGTCGATGTCCTCAATTGCCTGGCGGGGGCAGGGATCAGCGATATCGCCCTTCAGGATTGAGGGGTAGGCCCGGAAATTAGGCCCGGCACCGGTGATGGTGGCAGGGTTGAGGCGTCTCCGGTCCATTGAAAACCTGTATTTTACGTTGTAACCACATTGATTTCTTGCAGGACGGGAAAAAATAGGCTAATGGTATGAAAAAGGAGCTTCCATCACGTCGGAAAGTCCGTAGCCTGTCCATCAACCATGAAAAATATCCCGTTCCCTTCTCGAACTCGTTTTCAACCGGCGCCCGCATTCACACTTGTAGAGATGCTGGTGGTCATCACGATCATCACCGTTATGCTGACGATAGGAGCGCTGGGTTTGAAAAACCTGTCCAAGGCGAGCGGGGTAAGTGCCGGCCTGCCCATTGCGGAGGCCGTCTTTGCTGAAGCCCGCGCCATAGCCGTTGGCAAGGGCACCCGCGCCCGGGTCCTGATCCACGGCACCAATGACAAGGATGATGAGCTTCACCGTGAGCGTTTTCTGCGTTACATGGCGATTGCCTACGAGGAACTCGATAATGACGGCAACGGCAATGGCAACTGGATCATCGCATCACGCGGTAGCAAGCTGCCTGATGGTGTCTATTTTTCAAAGGACCTCACGGAAAAACAAGGTTACACCCTTGAGTCACCAATGACGATTGAACTGCCGGGCAAGAGCTCAACCAGTTGTTACTACTATGAGTTCAATGCGGAAGGCATGATTCAGCCAGCACCTGTCGGCAACGATGTGCCGCGCTTCGTAATCCGTGCCGGCACCCTGCGTCCTGGTGATACCGAGCCACAGGCCACCAGCGGCAATAAACGAAATATCGGAGGGTTTGTCATCTGGCGTAGTGGCCGGACTTCCGTGTTCCGCCATCCGGATCAAATTGAAATTGAATAAACCAAGTCAGCCCCTTTTCCTTCCCTTTTCCCTTTCCCTCGATTGCCGCGAATTTTTCACACACATAGATCAAAACAGATGAAGTATCCCAATAAAACGTATAACACCCAGTGCCAACCTAACGGAACACGCCGAAGCAGGGGTTTCACACTTGTGGAAACCGTGATCGCCATGGGTATTATCACCATCATGGTCACCGCCTTCCTCGCCGCCTTTGGCCCTGCCGTACAAGGTATCCGCAAGTCGATGTCGGCCAAGGAAGCCAACCGTCTCGCGACTACTCTCGAACATGAACTCAGTGTCTTAAGATACGATGAGCATAAAGACAATGGAGGCGAGTATACAACATCATTTGAAAAGGCCTATGAGTGGAT
The sequence above is drawn from the Akkermansiaceae bacterium genome and encodes:
- a CDS encoding sigma-54-dependent Fis family transcriptional regulator, which gives rise to MTSATLLIVDDEKSTRDGLRMALEDEFDCYVASDIKEAMTLLQSEPIDLMLTDLRLAGDSGMDLLDQTLALPSPPVSIMMTAYGSVDTAVEAMRRGAWNFVTKPLNLDGVELLLKRALRSRSLEKSNVRLEHEVQSLREKSGSSKHGLESLIGKSPAMQKVGELVTQVAPTRATVLIEGESGTGKELVAHAIHQLSGRPAEKLLVVNCAALSPQLLESELFGHEKGAFTGATQKRIGRFEQANGGTIFLDEIGEIDQATQVKLLRVLSERTIERVGSNKPVSVDVRVITATNKNLRTLVSQGEFREDLFFRLNVVRILMPALRDRAEDVILLAQAFLREFSSENNKELKPLSDDALTLLRRYAWPGNVRELRTAIEHGVVMSNDPVIHSRHLPYFLRSSEHGTAPESQHRIDSHREIGQLDEKVEISLASEGEFNLHVLEMHAIRRALQHTGNNRTDAARLLGISRRTLQRKLKEPDDHH
- a CDS encoding PAS domain-containing protein gives rise to the protein MKSGFLDKLIARLDQVEPEEVQRLVMRLVREKGFLESVFESLQEGVMILDPDGQITFVNHAASRIFGIDASRSIGQSLSMTIRGFDWHKLADPDHIVSRDMEILYPEQRHLNFYLSPMRSEVEGDDHLLGYVLLVRDITHSRKQAEENVESEKLNALTLLAAGVAHEIGNPLNALDIHLQLLGRKLRKLPADDQQSLSHHLETAQGEIRRLDTILKQFLQAIRPTQPERDTLQLHDLLRDTLRLLAPELEERNVKVSLDLADSTPLLQLDGSQIKQALYNLLKNAFQALPASGGQIDILSRVTDYEVTLTIRDHGSGIPPEVMGSIFEPYHSTKKSGTGLGLLIVRRIVREHGGEIEINSKDGEGTTVTISLPRKNRNVRLLEDHHDTAVIEIEPVSKPEPS
- a CDS encoding divalent-cation tolerance protein CutA, with the protein product MTEALVVLCTFPSEEKARQIGTHLVERQYAACINILPVVESIYQWQGKLCREGETLAVIKTTRQAFPVMSRELAALHPYDEPEIIALPVVDGSAGYLSWLVDQTRG
- a CDS encoding DEAD/DEAH box helicase, encoding MNPDRATLNFLNSFPEKARTRGEALQEEGAVTQIFGNHLFIQGRVEDSTGTYRTSLRLQGNRWFGSSTAEDEIVAGACMYATMMERMHRGEDLPESPNEFDDTPIIDVIEEKLGRELDDREADFVNKLEKRYRRYVIEGEIHDHDLVRLNPRWEIVSYEPLELWPMPPGDILEFWNYIAYAFYKKKLPYAEFLNAITDLEAVQKKMHEWEREREVAAWYDRIESVNERPPIDKPIYVKFRLLSTINEARVEFYEGQAEGGEWLPLREKGDIDRFLALFDDSALRMDASSQLIWDQFLTFYQKEGDARIDLDSEASCQFMNRIFRQPALKGYVVNLDEREFRVVKKPLRWICEDDPYVPNCFALQLVTSAGEHVTHSVRLLPGREVLYQSDETVFPGPPRWLTETDIQPRYHIPKDVIDSLEGVEFLRKIGSSLPHSLRKRVIDLDLYPRFKMKIEQGLTAAETEHLVIDVRALEKKERREEKRVKDEWELVEQKPVKGKQLLRFAREELYPVPGLLAQMGLTYDEKLDAFKARITKLFPEKFSEWAKALPESLVAEMDGKLQTLLADPVTAAIRFEVVNQEIDWFDLRIVIDVEGVTLTNAQIRSLVAARGGYVRMDDGGWMRLEIKLDADQRDAVTRLGLDPFDLTGETHRMHALQLADPKAAEVFDPKAWKRIKDRARDIQIEVTPAVPKNLRAELRPYQVDGFHFLAYLATNRFGGLLADDMGLGKTIQSITYLLWLRDEERKEKGAKGRIAPALVVCPKSVIDVWHSETEKFAPELRVKILRTRDDLDLKVLESEVDIFVLNYAQLRLCGEELAKVKWLTTILDEGQQIKNPDSKAAKAARDLNSKNRLVLTGTPIENRLMDMWSLMSFAMPGVLGSRAYFKKRFDKRKDPSAQSRLASRLRPFLLRRTKLQVAKDLPPRTEEEVFAEMEGVQAEMYKAELKRIQKALLGFDSDEAVKKNSFAILQGLMRLRQICCHPGLIDPKFLKEESAKMNALFYLLDQLREEGHKVLVFSQFVSMLDIIKARLEVESRPFHYLTGQTKDRKGVIESFQTTKDASVFMLSLKAGGAGLNLTSASYVILYDPWWNPAVENQAIDRTHRIGQKNKVIAYRLLTRETVEEKIRILQHQKTQLVTNVLGDEGFASSLAMDDLAFILGANGFEEDMEEPEKKAPRKAARKKSSTELIDVTPADDAPAAKKAAKKAAKKTGKK
- a CDS encoding DUF1232 domain-containing protein; translated protein: MKGIIVFIIAVFSVIYLINPTMGVIELIPDNFPIIGNLDEATATAVLLACARYFGFDLARFFGRRKDEEGKGEIIDID
- a CDS encoding biopolymer transporter ExbD, giving the protein MKKHQRPTREDSLAPDEPGLDISSLIDVCFLLLIYFLVTTTIQPREQDLRTTVPGIIPSDHIPPIPPMLIELRQDGGVVVNPGDAAEVFDGDIDSHELPNLRDRLASVAALGPSGTPRVLLRVDNEVLQQRYVDVLNCLAGAGISDIALQD
- a CDS encoding prepilin-type N-terminal cleavage/methylation domain-containing protein, which codes for MKNIPFPSRTRFQPAPAFTLVEMLVVITIITVMLTIGALGLKNLSKASGVSAGLPIAEAVFAEARAIAVGKGTRARVLIHGTNDKDDELHRERFLRYMAIAYEELDNDGNGNGNWIIASRGSKLPDGVYFSKDLTEKQGYTLESPMTIELPGKSSTSCYYYEFNAEGMIQPAPVGNDVPRFVIRAGTLRPGDTEPQATSGNKRNIGGFVIWRSGRTSVFRHPDQIEIE